In Dunckerocampus dactyliophorus isolate RoL2022-P2 chromosome 14, RoL_Ddac_1.1, whole genome shotgun sequence, one DNA window encodes the following:
- the LOC129194325 gene encoding gap junction alpha-5 protein-like, with amino-acid sequence MADWSLLGNFLEEVQEHSTSIGKVWLTILFIFRILVLGTAAESSWGDEQEDFNCDTEQPGCENVCYDRAFPIAHIRYWVLQIVFVSTPSLVYMGHAMHTVRREEKRRSREEGGGENGGSEEDDDDPGGGEEGEEREDKEGKDTGKEKTESPSGGRVRLKGALLQTYVLSILIRSIMEVVFLCLQYFLYGIFLHPLYVCKAWPCPHPVNCYVSRPTEKNVFIVFMLAVSAVSLVLSVLELHHLAWRHCCRRLLSSRKVVTAAEASLSKQLAMSPPPPSTPPPDFSQCVIGSSHFLALPFPNHRLAHQQNSVNMAAEQHKMAATVGEASLLQMSCYLPGWQSGANMPCFSHAANEALPIQNGAAGRLMLCSNDGMCQRDKRRLSKTSGASSRTRVDDLAI; translated from the exons ATGGCTGACTGGAGTCTACTGGGAAACTTCCTGGAGGAGGTACAGGAACACTCTACTTCAATTGGCAAG GTGTGGTTGACCATCCTGTTCATTTTCCGCATCCTGGTGCTGGGGACGGCAGCCGAGTCGTCTTGGGGTGACGAACAGGAAGACTTCAACTGCGACACGGAACAGCCTGGCTGCGAGAACGTGTGCTACGACAGAGCCTTCCCCATAGCGCACATACGATATTGG GTGCTCCAGATTGTCTTTGTGTCCACGCCCAGTCTGGTCTACATGGGCCACGCCATGCACACGGTCCGCAGGGAGGAGAAGAGGCGGAGCCGAGAGGAGGGAGGTGGGGAGAATGGCGGCAGCGAGGAGGACGATGACGACCCGGGAGGGGGCGAAGAGGGTGAGGAGCGAGAGGACAAAGAAGGAAAGGACACGGGGAAAGAGAAGACAGAAAGTCCGTCAGGAGGGAGGGTCCGCCTGAAAGGGGCGCTACTGCAGACCTATGTGCTGAGTATCCTCATAAGAAGCATCATGGAG GTGGTCTTCCTGTGTCTGCAGTACTTCCTGTATGGAATATTCCTCCATCCTCTTTATGTGTGCAag GCATGGCCCTGCCCGCATCCCGTCAACTGCTACGTTTCACGGCCCACAGAGAAGAACGTCTTCATCGTGTTCATGCTGGCCGTGTCGGCCGTGTCGCTGGTGCTCAGCGTGCTGGAGCTGCACCACCTGGCCTGGAGACACTGCTGCAG ACGCTTGTTATCGTCAAGGAAGGTTGTGACCGCTGCGGAAGCATCGCTCTCCAAACAGCTTGCCATGTCGCCTCCCCCGCCCTCCACCCCGCCTCCCGACTTCAGCCAGTGTGTGATTGGCTCCTCGCATTTTCTGGCCCTCCCTTTCCCCAACCATCGCCTGGCTCACCAGCAAAACTCTGTTAACATGGCTGCCGAGCAGCACAAGATGGCCGCCACAGTGGGCGAGGCGAGTCTGCTCCAGATGAGCTGCTACTTGCCCGGCTGGCAGAGCGGCGCCAACATGCCCTGCTTTAGCCACGCCGCCAACGAGGCTTTGCCGATTCAAAATGGCGCAGCCGGGCGTCTGATGCTGTGCTCCAATGATGGGATGTGCCAGCGGGACAAACGCAGGCTCAGCAAGACGAGTGGCGCCAGCAGCCGAACGAGAGTGGACGACCTCGCCATCTGA
- the wu:fj16a03 gene encoding uncharacterized protein wu:fj16a03 yields the protein MKVYLLLLLLVPLITVQGFSIECHGFDDYMTNLKLTCQSSNTQQACYTRDNGEKGCITIDKCSLPGWTCCYSNLCNN from the exons ATGAAGGTTTATCTGCTTCTGCTTCTGCTCGTACCACTAATAACAG tACAAGGTTTTAGCATAGAGTGTCACGGCTTTGACGACTACATGACCAACCTCAAGCTAACGTGTCAAAGCAGCAACACGCAACAGGCCTGCTACACCAGAG ACAATGGAGAGAAGGGATGCATTACCATCGACAAGTGTTCTCTACCCGGCTGGACCTGTTGCTACAGCAACTTGTGCAATAACTGA